A single Pseudobdellovibrionaceae bacterium DNA region contains:
- a CDS encoding FHA domain-containing protein, with protein MNLKYTLHIISGPKKGSFFNIKTQKLSLGRNNDSDVTLDFDPSCSRKHAVIEAHANGSIIIYNISNNNKITVNNKNIDSKTALKHLDNFIIGKTTFKIEIPNLLQAQPNSSEQGFNDNHFSASASASASAKKNSYKKPLVIAGVLMLMLFILLPAKKEKKKKAFTSFQNIEKEIASIQEQTTTLYKQQQQDRVRDQLYKKAQIFYLSGFREYRQGKYQNASSSFQACLSLIPDHKLCNRYIILARRKFLELVQYHILLGQKYLKQHQNKSCKTAFRNVMIMLNNKNNNTYKEAKVNFQLCALRLKGQY; from the coding sequence ATGAATTTAAAATACACATTACACATTATATCCGGACCAAAAAAAGGTAGTTTTTTTAATATAAAAACGCAAAAATTAAGTTTGGGCCGCAACAATGATAGTGATGTTACTTTAGATTTCGACCCTAGCTGTAGCCGAAAACACGCCGTAATCGAAGCTCATGCTAATGGCTCTATTATTATTTATAACATCAGTAACAACAATAAAATTACGGTAAACAATAAAAACATTGACTCTAAAACTGCTTTAAAACATTTGGATAACTTTATTATAGGAAAAACCACTTTTAAAATAGAAATTCCTAACTTATTACAAGCCCAGCCAAACTCATCAGAGCAAGGATTTAATGACAATCATTTTAGCGCTAGCGCTAGTGCTAGTGCTAGTGCTAAAAAAAATTCTTATAAAAAACCTCTTGTTATTGCTGGCGTGCTTATGCTTATGCTTTTTATTCTTCTTCCTGCTAAAAAAGAAAAGAAAAAAAAGGCATTTACTAGTTTTCAAAATATAGAAAAAGAAATTGCAAGTATTCAAGAGCAAACTACTACGCTGTACAAACAGCAGCAACAAGATCGTGTAAGAGATCAACTTTACAAAAAAGCACAAATTTTTTATCTTTCTGGCTTTAGAGAATACAGACAAGGTAAATACCAAAACGCCTCTTCCTCTTTTCAAGCCTGCCTGTCTTTAATTCCCGACCATAAGCTTTGCAATCGTTATATTATTTTAGCTCGTCGTAAATTTTTAGAATTAGTGCAATATCATATACTATTAGGACAAAAATATTTAAAGCAACACCAAAACAAATCCTGCAAAACAGCTTTTAGAAATGTAATGATTATGCTAAATAATAAAAATAACAACACCTATAAAGAAGCAAAAGTAAACTTTCAGCTTTGTGCCTTGCGCTTAAAAGGACAATATTAA
- the rpsJ gene encoding 30S ribosomal protein S10, producing MATQKIRMKLCAFDHKLLDQATQEIVETTRRTGARMAGPIPLPTKINRYTVLRSPHVDKKSREQFEIRTHKRLLDVLEPTPQTIDQLMKLDLSTGVDVEIKLMEGA from the coding sequence ATGGCCACTCAAAAAATTCGTATGAAGCTATGCGCCTTTGATCATAAATTATTAGATCAAGCCACTCAAGAAATTGTAGAAACCACTCGAAGAACGGGAGCTCGCATGGCTGGGCCTATTCCGTTACCTACAAAAATTAATCGCTACACGGTATTGCGCTCTCCCCATGTGGATAAAAAATCTAGAGAACAGTTTGAAATTAGAACGCATAAGCGATTATTAGATGTTTTAGAACCTACCCCCCAAACTATTGATCAGTTAATGAAGTTAGATTTATCCACTGGAGTAGATGTGGAAATCAAGTTAATGGAAGGGGCTTAA
- the maf gene encoding septum formation protein Maf, producing the protein MFLTYQLVLCSSSPRRQDILQKSGYHFLLDSPKISEILDKNINIDVALQKVAGQKARASVYATRLDRPYLIVGSDTIVFFNNTVFGKPKNEQEAYETLKLLSGNTHEVKTAFSILNVSLNETVFHTETTKVTFKTLSDSVITNYIKTKEPIDKAGAYGFQDKGRSLVASILGEENNIIGFPLKAFQKILKEKNWQC; encoded by the coding sequence ATGTTTTTAACCTATCAGTTAGTTTTGTGTTCTAGCTCTCCTCGTCGCCAAGATATTTTACAAAAATCTGGTTATCATTTTTTATTAGATTCACCTAAAATATCGGAAATATTAGATAAAAACATAAATATTGATGTAGCTTTGCAAAAAGTAGCTGGACAAAAAGCCAGGGCTTCTGTTTACGCCACAAGGCTAGATCGTCCGTATTTAATTGTTGGCTCAGATACCATTGTGTTTTTTAATAATACAGTGTTTGGTAAGCCAAAAAACGAGCAGGAAGCTTACGAAACCTTAAAACTTTTGTCTGGCAACACTCATGAAGTAAAAACGGCATTTAGTATATTAAATGTGTCTTTAAATGAAACAGTTTTTCATACAGAAACTACCAAAGTAACCTTTAAGACATTAAGCGATTCTGTAATTACTAATTACATTAAAACCAAAGAGCCAATAGATAAGGCAGGGGCCTATGGCTTTCAAGATAAAGGCCGTAGTTTAGTGGCCAGTATTTTGGGGGAGGAAAACAACATTATAGGCTTTCCTTTAAAAGCTTTTCAAAAAATACTAAAAGAAAAAAATTGGCAATGTTAA
- a CDS encoding FHA domain-containing protein: MWSIQFLNGPLKGKHIQINDQDIVGRSKQCNIHIPHNSVSKKHCRFYLQDNQLYIEDLNSSNGSFINGKKITNSPIENGAQLNLHDLQAIITSGEKIVNFQSPSNIETKIENNTKFSSVKEFLNNKIETALLPGIYKLPELLDFRYVLGLLLISFVLIMTSLSYIPLGTLLQSSIQKESQNRALGIAKHLATLNKVYLQKGPKAAISTSVALQEPGVDQAFIISAENNRIIAPLSEQGQYPPENINNLFIGIDKNNEYFKQLDSSTIIAIKPIQFLSRSAELKTLAYAVIIYNMGSLSFSDGRALSLFIQTLFIGLLIGSILFFFLFKIISYIFNQLNVQIQSSLEKNQGTVNIPYQFSALQKCIEQINNILNRIVLLKEQENAESSAPATHYDKFEEVNKVTQLIGYPSLILDYKSHKVISTNLQADQLFEESILHQEVENLVDQSLKLNLQDLLERSKHESNVSGFIELQDYTYNIELQLLFGLKSIDYALLVFTPKE, from the coding sequence ATGTGGTCTATTCAATTTTTAAATGGTCCTTTAAAAGGAAAGCATATACAAATTAACGATCAAGACATTGTTGGTCGCTCTAAGCAGTGTAATATTCACATCCCCCACAATAGTGTTTCTAAAAAGCATTGTCGTTTTTACTTACAAGATAACCAGCTTTACATTGAAGATTTAAACTCTAGCAATGGTAGTTTTATTAATGGAAAAAAAATTACTAACTCGCCAATAGAAAATGGCGCACAACTTAACTTGCACGATCTACAAGCCATTATCACTAGTGGCGAAAAAATAGTTAATTTTCAAAGCCCCTCTAATATAGAAACAAAAATAGAAAACAACACAAAGTTTTCTTCTGTTAAAGAGTTTTTAAACAACAAAATAGAAACAGCTTTATTGCCCGGCATTTACAAACTACCCGAGCTTTTAGATTTTCGCTATGTACTTGGCCTTTTATTAATTAGTTTTGTTTTAATTATGACTAGCTTATCCTATATTCCCTTAGGAACTTTGTTGCAATCGAGCATACAAAAAGAAAGTCAAAATAGAGCCTTAGGGATTGCAAAACATTTGGCTACTTTAAATAAAGTGTACTTACAAAAAGGCCCCAAAGCAGCTATTAGCACTTCGGTAGCCCTGCAAGAACCTGGGGTGGATCAAGCCTTTATTATTTCTGCAGAAAATAATCGCATTATTGCCCCTCTTAGTGAACAAGGACAATATCCACCCGAAAATATTAATAATTTATTTATTGGAATAGATAAAAATAATGAGTATTTTAAACAGCTAGATTCTAGCACTATTATAGCTATCAAACCCATTCAATTTTTAAGTCGATCTGCAGAGTTAAAAACACTAGCTTATGCGGTTATTATTTATAATATGGGAAGCCTTAGCTTTAGTGACGGACGAGCTTTAAGTTTATTTATCCAAACTTTATTTATTGGTTTGCTAATTGGCTCGATTTTGTTTTTCTTTTTATTTAAAATAATTAGTTACATTTTTAATCAATTAAATGTGCAGATACAAAGTTCTTTAGAAAAAAATCAAGGTACTGTTAATATCCCTTATCAATTTTCTGCTTTGCAAAAATGTATTGAACAGATTAATAATATTTTAAATCGCATTGTATTGCTTAAAGAGCAAGAAAATGCAGAAAGTTCTGCCCCCGCTACTCATTATGATAAGTTTGAAGAAGTTAACAAGGTCACTCAATTGATTGGCTACCCTAGTTTGATTTTAGATTATAAAAGCCACAAAGTAATTAGTACAAATCTTCAGGCTGATCAGCTTTTTGAAGAAAGTATATTGCATCAAGAAGTAGAAAATTTAGTCGACCAAAGCTTAAAATTAAATTTGCAAGATTTACTAGAAAGATCTAAACACGAAAGCAATGTTTCTGGATTTATAGAGCTGCAAGATTACACTTACAATATTGAACTGCAATTACTCTTTGGCCTTAAGTCAATAGATTATGCTTTATTGGTGTTTACTCCAAAAGAATAA
- the rplD gene encoding 50S ribosomal protein L4, with the protein MAKLKVLKWDKTEAGSVSLSEDIFTSPIREDLMHQVVRWQLACRRQGTHQAKTRSEVRGGGAKPFKQKGTGRARQGSSRSPILRGGAVVHGPRPRDYSYALPKKVKQLALKSALSYLFASKKVIVIDSLSSDGGKTKELAKRFADFGLKKAVLVDSKETPLFKQAVNNLYHFCYYSTQGVNVYDLLKYDTLVLTKNAVEGIYTRCGVAQ; encoded by the coding sequence ATGGCAAAATTGAAAGTATTAAAATGGGATAAAACAGAAGCAGGAAGCGTAAGCCTTTCTGAAGATATATTTACTTCTCCTATTCGAGAAGATTTAATGCATCAGGTGGTGCGTTGGCAATTAGCTTGTCGTAGACAAGGTACTCACCAAGCCAAAACGCGATCAGAAGTACGAGGTGGTGGAGCCAAACCTTTTAAACAAAAAGGAACTGGTCGTGCAAGACAAGGTTCTTCTCGTTCTCCTATTTTAAGGGGAGGGGCAGTGGTTCATGGCCCAAGACCAAGAGACTATTCTTATGCTTTACCAAAAAAAGTTAAGCAATTGGCTTTAAAATCTGCATTATCTTATTTGTTTGCTAGTAAGAAAGTAATAGTAATAGATTCTTTATCCTCTGATGGAGGAAAAACTAAAGAATTAGCAAAACGATTTGCCGATTTTGGTTTAAAAAAAGCGGTTTTAGTTGATAGCAAAGAAACGCCTTTATTTAAACAAGCAGTAAATAATTTATACCACTTTTGTTATTACTCTACTCAAGGGGTGAATGTGTATGATTTATTAAAATACGACACTTTAGTTTTAACTAAAAATGCTGTGGAAGGAATTTACACAAGATGTGGGGTGGCTCAATGA
- the rplW gene encoding 50S ribosomal protein L23, with translation MNLTKIIKKPLLTEKTTALSSKSIHAFKVDKDATKLEIKDAIEYYFKVKVASVNTLTGRNKPKRTAKGIVPAKYYKKAMVKLKPGEKIALFEGV, from the coding sequence ATGAATTTAACAAAAATAATAAAAAAACCACTTTTAACAGAAAAAACAACAGCTTTATCGTCTAAGTCCATTCACGCTTTTAAAGTCGATAAAGACGCGACTAAGTTAGAAATTAAAGACGCTATTGAATATTATTTTAAAGTAAAAGTGGCTTCGGTAAACACTTTAACGGGTCGAAACAAACCTAAGCGCACAGCAAAGGGAATTGTTCCTGCAAAGTATTACAAAAAAGCAATGGTTAAATTAAAACCGGGTGAAAAAATAGCCCTTTTTGAGGGAGTTTAA
- the rpsC gene encoding 30S ribosomal protein S3, producing MGQKVNPIGLRVGIIRTWESLWFFKGSKYTENLHEDLRLRKYLLDKLKNAAVSKIEISRAAQKVKLTIHSARPGVVIGKKGAGIDLLKAEIQKKTKNEVYLSIQEIRKPDIDAQLVAQSIADQLEKRVFWRRCLKKSLSSALRGGVKGIKIMISGRLDGAEIARSEWYSEKSVPLHTLRADIDYGTAEALTTYGIIGIKVWIYKGDILSNKQAGEASNA from the coding sequence ATGGGTCAAAAAGTCAATCCAATAGGATTAAGAGTCGGCATTATCAGAACTTGGGAATCTTTATGGTTTTTTAAAGGTTCTAAGTATACAGAAAATTTACACGAAGATCTTCGTTTAAGAAAATATCTTTTAGATAAATTAAAAAATGCAGCCGTTTCTAAAATAGAAATTTCTAGAGCCGCACAAAAAGTAAAATTAACCATTCATTCTGCTCGCCCCGGTGTAGTTATCGGAAAAAAAGGAGCGGGTATTGATCTTTTAAAAGCCGAAATTCAAAAGAAAACAAAAAATGAAGTTTATCTTAGTATTCAAGAAATTCGTAAGCCCGATATTGATGCTCAATTAGTGGCACAAAGCATAGCTGATCAACTAGAGAAAAGAGTTTTTTGGCGTCGTTGCTTAAAAAAATCTTTATCTTCTGCTCTTAGAGGGGGAGTTAAAGGAATTAAAATTATGATTAGTGGTCGTTTAGACGGAGCAGAAATTGCTCGTTCCGAATGGTATAGTGAAAAAAGTGTTCCTCTTCATACTTTGCGTGCAGATATTGACTATGGCACAGCAGAAGCTTTAACCACTTATGGAATTATTGGAATTAAAGTATGGATTTATAAAGGGGATATTTTAAGTAATAAACAAGCTGGGGAGGCTAGTAATGCTTAG
- the rplC gene encoding 50S ribosomal protein L3 gives MSSVYDEQGKRIPVTVLKYDPLVVSQVKSKDKEGYAAVQVASKERTLASTNKACEGHFKKSGFQRGAKWSREIRQSLPDGVTVGQKVSISSLSKGDTVKMTGRSKGRGFSGVVKRWGFAGGPASHGSRFQRGTGSIGQCTFPGRVMKGRKMPGRYGFETITRNTQVVDVLPEQNAILLKGAVPGSVNSLIQLMKV, from the coding sequence ATGTCTTCGGTTTACGATGAACAGGGAAAAAGAATTCCTGTTACGGTTTTAAAGTATGACCCATTAGTGGTTTCTCAAGTTAAGTCTAAAGACAAAGAGGGTTACGCTGCGGTTCAGGTGGCTAGCAAGGAGCGCACTTTGGCTTCTACCAATAAAGCTTGCGAGGGGCATTTTAAAAAATCGGGTTTTCAAAGAGGCGCTAAGTGGTCTAGAGAAATTCGTCAAAGCTTGCCCGACGGAGTTACTGTGGGACAAAAAGTGTCTATTAGTAGCTTGTCAAAAGGGGACACAGTAAAAATGACAGGCCGTTCAAAGGGTCGTGGTTTTTCTGGTGTGGTAAAACGATGGGGTTTTGCTGGTGGACCGGCTTCTCATGGTTCTCGTTTTCAAAGAGGCACAGGATCTATTGGTCAGTGTACCTTTCCTGGTCGAGTAATGAAGGGAAGAAAAATGCCAGGCCGTTATGGTTTTGAAACTATAACTCGAAATACTCAAGTGGTGGATGTGCTACCTGAACAAAATGCAATATTACTTAAAGGCGCAGTGCCTGGATCGGTAAATAGTTTAATTCAATTGATGAAGGTATAA
- the rplV gene encoding 50S ribosomal protein L22 yields MEVKASLQFIRVGAQKARLIADLVRSKGINEALKIVSFMPQKSAGLIKNLLESAVANAEDKKTIDVDNLYVKSITVDQAAFSKRFRPGSQGRSTMVKKKSSHIKVILEER; encoded by the coding sequence ATGGAAGTAAAAGCGTCTTTACAGTTTATTAGGGTTGGTGCTCAAAAAGCGCGCTTAATTGCAGATTTAGTAAGAAGTAAGGGAATAAACGAAGCTTTAAAAATTGTTTCGTTTATGCCTCAAAAGTCTGCAGGCTTAATTAAAAATTTATTAGAATCTGCTGTGGCCAACGCAGAAGATAAAAAAACGATTGATGTAGATAATTTATATGTAAAAAGCATTACTGTGGATCAAGCGGCTTTCTCTAAACGATTTCGCCCAGGTTCTCAAGGAAGAAGTACAATGGTAAAGAAAAAATCTAGTCATATTAAAGTTATTTTAGAGGAGAGGTAA
- the rpsS gene encoding 30S ribosomal protein S19: protein MARSVKKGPFVDHHLEKKIQIAIETGDKKVIKTWSRRSTITPDAVNLTFAVHNGKKFIPVFVTEGMIGQKFGEFSLTRTYKGHNKKK from the coding sequence ATGGCTCGTTCAGTAAAAAAAGGTCCTTTTGTTGACCATCATTTAGAGAAAAAAATTCAAATAGCTATTGAAACTGGCGATAAAAAAGTTATTAAAACTTGGTCTCGTCGCTCTACTATTACTCCCGATGCAGTGAACTTAACCTTTGCTGTTCATAATGGAAAAAAGTTTATTCCTGTTTTTGTAACAGAAGGAATGATTGGTCAAAAATTTGGTGAATTCTCTTTAACAAGAACCTACAAAGGTCACAATAAGAAAAAGTAG
- a CDS encoding YggS family pyridoxal phosphate-dependent enzyme has translation MLKQITPKLSFKNCVQLQEKYQCKVVAISKKQSVESIRQAYQQGFRHFGESYVQEALLKQEALQTLCPDIIWHFVGNIQTNKLKGIVSNFSYLHSVGSLKAVQKIIAYQDQLASLNQKPLKIFLQINISKDVKKSGFILTESMVNSQQTKASFFSSPDFLKSLEAIKNTLHVHCQGLMTMPFLYSDLKQLERDFQKLQAISQHYSKQINDKLDTSMGTSRDYKLALNAGADWVRLGESIFGPRELVARR, from the coding sequence ATGTTAAAACAAATAACGCCAAAACTTTCTTTTAAAAACTGTGTGCAATTACAAGAAAAGTACCAATGTAAAGTGGTTGCTATTAGTAAAAAACAAAGTGTAGAAAGCATTCGGCAAGCCTACCAACAAGGTTTTAGGCATTTTGGCGAAAGTTATGTACAAGAGGCTTTGTTAAAACAAGAGGCTTTACAAACATTGTGTCCAGATATTATTTGGCATTTTGTGGGCAACATTCAAACTAATAAATTAAAAGGAATAGTTTCTAATTTTTCTTACCTACATTCGGTAGGTAGCCTTAAGGCAGTGCAAAAAATTATTGCGTATCAAGACCAACTGGCGTCTTTAAATCAAAAACCTTTAAAGATATTTTTGCAAATTAATATTAGTAAAGATGTTAAAAAATCAGGATTTATTTTAACAGAGTCTATGGTTAACTCGCAACAGACTAAGGCTAGTTTTTTTTCTTCCCCCGATTTTTTAAAAAGTTTAGAGGCTATTAAAAACACTTTGCATGTTCACTGCCAAGGCTTAATGACCATGCCTTTTTTGTATTCTGATTTAAAACAACTAGAGCGAGATTTTCAAAAACTTCAGGCTATTTCGCAGCACTACTCTAAACAAATAAACGACAAGCTAGACACTTCTATGGGAACTAGTCGTGATTATAAACTGGCCTTAAACGCAGGGGCTGACTGGGTTCGGTTAGGAGAAAGTATTTTTGGGCCAAGAGAGCTTGTTGCCAGAAGATAA
- the rplP gene encoding 50S ribosomal protein L16: MLSPKRVKWRRQHRGHYRGFAYKGSSLTFGDYGLAVMESGRLTSRQIEAARIAINRHMKRIGKLWICVFPDRPVTKKPAEVRMGSGKGAPDYWAAKVKPGRIIYEISGVNEEVAKEALRLAAHKLPLKTKMVVKH, from the coding sequence ATGCTTAGTCCAAAGCGAGTAAAATGGCGCCGTCAGCACCGCGGACATTATAGAGGCTTTGCTTATAAAGGCAGCAGTTTAACTTTTGGTGATTACGGTTTGGCAGTTATGGAATCAGGAAGATTAACTAGTCGACAAATCGAAGCGGCTCGTATTGCTATTAACCGTCACATGAAAAGAATAGGTAAATTATGGATTTGTGTTTTTCCAGATCGACCAGTAACTAAAAAGCCTGCAGAAGTTCGTATGGGTTCTGGTAAAGGGGCTCCTGATTATTGGGCAGCTAAAGTAAAACCTGGTCGTATTATTTATGAAATTAGCGGAGTGAATGAAGAAGTGGCTAAAGAAGCTTTACGCTTAGCTGCTCATAAACTTCCTTTAAAAACAAAAATGGTTGTTAAGCATTAA
- a CDS encoding NAD(P)-binding domain-containing protein, which translates to MFNSEAIFLKNKKLGFIGAGNMTQHILTPLLADNILKPEQVLVSNRSAQKLQKLQDKLHITPCQSNEELLEKADIIILAIKPQDLYEALEPVLAYFEPRHEVISLAAGVSLKSLSKLFPKVNLLSRVMLSTAVKIKQAVIAYDFMKNGNFAQSADEGAFSVKALFSPLGKLLFLKGDQSFRAFTVGAGGGIALIYELMIYWQGWLKDYEITGPMAEQITQYTFLAASQMVIGDNKPMEELQQAVTSAKGVTIEALEAMRASNLEGQLHHAFEQARLKDVQLSSEFKK; encoded by the coding sequence ATGTTTAACTCTGAAGCTATATTTTTAAAAAACAAAAAATTAGGTTTTATAGGTGCGGGTAATATGACTCAGCATATTTTAACCCCTTTGTTAGCCGATAATATTTTAAAACCAGAGCAAGTGTTGGTTAGCAATCGCTCGGCGCAAAAGTTGCAAAAGTTGCAAGACAAACTGCATATTACTCCCTGTCAGTCTAACGAAGAGTTGCTAGAAAAAGCAGATATTATAATTTTGGCTATCAAGCCTCAAGACTTGTACGAGGCCTTGGAACCAGTGCTAGCTTACTTTGAACCTCGCCATGAGGTAATCAGTTTAGCTGCAGGGGTTTCTTTAAAATCCTTAAGTAAATTATTTCCCAAAGTTAATCTGTTATCTAGGGTCATGCTTAGTACCGCGGTTAAAATTAAACAAGCCGTTATAGCTTATGATTTTATGAAAAATGGAAATTTTGCACAAAGTGCTGACGAAGGCGCTTTTAGCGTGAAGGCTTTGTTTTCTCCCTTAGGAAAATTACTATTTTTAAAAGGAGACCAATCTTTTCGAGCATTTACTGTGGGAGCGGGCGGAGGTATAGCTTTAATTTATGAGCTAATGATTTATTGGCAAGGCTGGCTAAAAGATTATGAAATTACAGGGCCTATGGCAGAGCAAATTACGCAATACACTTTTTTGGCGGCCTCACAGATGGTCATTGGTGACAACAAACCCATGGAAGAGTTGCAACAAGCGGTGACTTCTGCAAAGGGGGTTACCATAGAGGCCTTAGAGGCAATGCGAGCTTCTAATTTAGAGGGGCAGTTGCATCACGCTTTTGAACAAGCTCGCCTTAAAGATGTGCAATTATCCAGTGAATTTAAAAAATAA
- a CDS encoding type II secretion system F family protein, with the protein MLNHYFILISGLILFAFSVYLFVYTLLHTDQDMQALSFALGDERQSSASPIINFSRPLVKNFTLKYAIQIKAKKYREKIEKQIITAGLENELTVDEFIGLQFLWGVGFPLFLLVLNFALQMGIPTPLVIGIGFLGTLFPNFHCQNSKKKRHLSIIEDLPFFIDLLSLSIEAGLDFIGAIQRISEKLGDDRILCKELKIVLKDIKLGSSREKALKSLMHRLDIPEVTSFCSMIIDADKTGASISKVLNEQSKQMRGNRLSRAEKAGATASQAILLPMVLFIVPAIFLVVFAPVILQFMYGK; encoded by the coding sequence ATGTTAAATCACTATTTTATTTTAATTAGCGGACTAATTTTATTTGCTTTTAGCGTGTACTTGTTTGTATACACTTTACTTCATACCGATCAAGATATGCAAGCTTTAAGCTTTGCTTTAGGCGATGAAAGACAAAGCTCTGCGTCTCCTATTATTAATTTTTCCAGACCTTTGGTAAAAAACTTTACTTTAAAATACGCTATACAAATAAAAGCAAAAAAATATAGAGAAAAAATAGAAAAACAAATTATTACAGCTGGTTTAGAAAACGAACTTACTGTTGATGAATTTATTGGCTTACAATTTTTATGGGGAGTGGGCTTTCCTTTATTTTTATTAGTATTAAATTTTGCATTGCAAATGGGAATACCTACCCCGTTAGTAATAGGTATTGGCTTTTTGGGAACTTTGTTTCCAAACTTTCATTGTCAAAACAGTAAAAAAAAACGCCACCTTTCTATTATAGAAGACCTTCCCTTTTTTATTGATCTACTATCTTTATCTATCGAAGCGGGCTTAGATTTTATTGGAGCCATACAACGAATTAGTGAAAAATTAGGAGACGATCGTATACTATGTAAAGAGTTAAAAATTGTATTAAAAGATATTAAATTAGGTAGCTCTAGAGAAAAAGCCTTAAAAAGTTTAATGCATAGACTAGATATCCCCGAGGTTACCAGCTTTTGCTCTATGATTATCGATGCAGACAAAACTGGTGCCAGCATATCCAAAGTTTTAAATGAGCAATCTAAACAAATGAGAGGCAACCGACTATCTCGGGCAGAAAAGGCCGGGGCAACAGCTTCGCAAGCCATTTTACTACCTATGGTTTTATTTATTGTTCCTGCAATTTTTTTAGTGGTTTTTGCTCCTGTTATTTTACAATTTATGTATGGAAAATAA
- a CDS encoding DUF192 domain-containing protein: MKLINQKNSKVLSTKVHMARSFKSRLKGLMFSNPLAHGHCLWISQCKSVHSCFMKFTLDILFVDKKLRVIKIIKALKPWRITFFYIKADSVMEFNAGELNNIKVGDQLLLQK, translated from the coding sequence ATGAAACTAATTAACCAAAAAAACTCTAAAGTATTAAGCACAAAAGTGCATATGGCCCGTAGTTTTAAATCACGATTAAAAGGCCTTATGTTTAGCAATCCCCTTGCCCATGGGCACTGCCTTTGGATTTCACAATGCAAAAGTGTTCATAGTTGTTTTATGAAGTTTACTTTAGATATTTTGTTTGTAGATAAAAAACTAAGAGTAATAAAAATTATTAAAGCCTTAAAACCTTGGAGGATAACTTTCTTCTATATTAAGGCTGATTCTGTAATGGAGTTTAATGCAGGAGAACTAAACAACATAAAAGTTGGAGATCAACTTTTATTACAAAAATAA
- the rplB gene encoding 50S ribosomal protein L2, producing MGFKIYKPTSPGRRNQTGFDFSEITKSVPEKGLTTALSKKAGRSNTGRISMRHHGGGHKRRYRIIDFKRNKINIPARVASIEYDPNRSAHIALLHYKDGEKAYILSPVGLTVGEDIISADSVVSADIKPGNSLPLKEIPTGTLIHGVELKPGKGAQIARGAGVTAVLVAKSEDYCQVQLPSQEVRKVLSVCRATIGQVGNAEYSNIKWGKAGRSRWRGIRPSVRGMAMNPIDHPLGGGEGVGKGNHPVTPWGKPCKGFKTRNNKRTDSMIIRRRKKK from the coding sequence ATGGGTTTTAAGATATATAAACCAACATCTCCTGGTCGTCGTAATCAAACGGGTTTTGATTTTTCAGAAATTACAAAATCCGTTCCCGAAAAAGGTTTGACCACGGCTTTATCTAAAAAAGCAGGCCGTAGTAACACGGGCCGTATTTCTATGCGCCATCATGGTGGTGGACACAAAAGACGCTATCGTATTATTGATTTTAAGCGTAATAAAATTAATATTCCTGCTCGCGTGGCCTCTATTGAATATGATCCTAACAGAAGTGCTCACATTGCTTTACTTCATTATAAAGATGGAGAAAAAGCCTATATTTTATCTCCAGTGGGTTTGACAGTGGGAGAAGATATTATTTCTGCAGACTCTGTAGTTAGTGCAGATATTAAACCAGGCAACAGTTTACCTTTAAAAGAAATTCCCACAGGAACTTTAATTCATGGTGTGGAATTAAAACCAGGAAAGGGTGCGCAAATAGCCAGAGGAGCTGGGGTTACTGCAGTGTTAGTGGCTAAATCAGAAGACTATTGTCAGGTTCAACTACCTTCTCAGGAAGTAAGAAAAGTTTTGTCTGTTTGTAGAGCAACTATTGGACAAGTGGGTAATGCCGAGTACAGCAATATTAAATGGGGAAAAGCAGGCCGTAGTCGTTGGAGGGGTATTCGTCCTTCTGTTCGAGGAATGGCAATGAACCCTATTGATCACCCATTAGGTGGTGGTGAGGGAGTGGGTAAAGGAAATCATCCTGTGACTCCTTGGGGTAAGCCTTGTAAAGGTTTTAAAACAAGAAATAACAAACGAACAGATTCTATGATTATTCGTAGACGCAAAAAGAAATAG